Below is a window of Kiritimatiellia bacterium DNA.
ATTCATCTCTACGGCTTGGGCGATTATCCCGACAATATCGTGCAAACGGCCCAGATCTGGCTTGTCCCCGCCGCGCTGGTGGCGCTTGCCGGCCGGTCCGCAACCGGGCGCGACAAATATTACCGGGCAAAAACAAGGCGACACTTGCCGACCGGCATAAAAATGGCGCCCTGCGGCGCGGCCTTGTCCGGATAGACCATGCGCCTGCATTGGAACCCCCGGCGGAACTTTGACGGCCTATCCGACGCCATCCAGCACCGCGCCCTGTGATTTAAGCCGTCTGCGCAGCATGGGCACATCCAACCGGCGCGGTTCGGGAATCTGTTCAACGGCAAGGATACCCGCGGCCGTTCCGGCGGCCTGACCAACGGCCAGGCATGTCCCCATAACCCGGCAGGAGCCGTTCGCGGCGCGGTCTGAAGAAAGACAACGTCCCGCCACCAGCAGATTGTTCAATCCGCGCGGAATCAGGCATCCAAATGGAATATCATAGGAGCCGCCGCCCGGCACGGGGATGCGCGTTTGGGCGGTGCCCGCGCCGTGAAGATCAATATGATGCGCGCCGCGGGCAATGCCGTCATCATGGCGGAGCGCCTCGCGCACGTCTTCTTCGCGCAACACGGCTTCGCCGCGGATCCGCCGCGTCTCGCGCACGCCGACGCTATAGGCCGTATCGGCGAGCGCCGCATTGCCAAAACCCGGGACGCTGTCTTTCAGGAATCTGATCCCTTTTTCAACCTGGCCGGATAGTTCCGCCAGAGATAAGCTCCAGGCGGCGTTATCGGTGGCGTCAACGCCGGCCAGCCGCGTCATGTTCAGCCCGATTTCGGCGCGGGCCAGCGATGTAGGCCACATGAAAACGGCCGTGCATGGAGCCACAGCGCCGCCGGCAATCGCCGCGCCGAGCAGGCGGCCCTTGGCGCTGAGCGGCACAAAGGGCAGGCCCCCTTCGTACAGTGCGCGCGCGCATTCATGGGGTGTTTTGCCGATAATCGGATTTTCGGCAAGCATAAACTCATCGGGATTATCGCGGATAAATATCATCAGATCCGGCATGTTCACGTTGCCAAGGCGAAAGATAAGGCTTACCGGCTGCAGTTCGGCAGCCTCTGCCTGCTCGTATTCCGCCCCCGCCAAAACGGCTAAAACGCCATCGCCGCTGGCATCCACGCACACATCCGCCGCGAACTCTTCATATCCCTGGCGCCGGGCAACGGTAACCTTTGTAATGCGGCGGGCATTGACCACGGCGGCGCACACTGTATTGCCAAGCATGAGCCGGACGCGCCGGCGGGATAACTCTTCAATAATGGCCAGGCGCATGGCAACCGGATCAATGCAGACCCCGTAATTCAACCGCCAGTCAAAGAGCGGGCCAATGTAACCGTTGCGTTTCCGGCAACCGTCAAATAAAGCCTGCGCCGGTCCTCCCACCAGCCACTCGCCCCGCGCGTTGAGACATCCATCCACGGGCAGACCGCTGACCAGCTCGCCGCCCAAGAACGGGCTGGCTTCCGCCAAAACAACTTCCGCCCCGTTGTCCGCTGCGGAACAGGCCGCAGCAACGCCGGCGGGACCGCTGCCGACAACCAGAACATCCGCGCGTATCGTCATACCTTGTCTCCCATGCCTGCTATTCCCGGTCTCTATTAATTATTGTTGCCATTATTTTGGTTTTTCAAAAAACCGATCAAAACGCGCGTCCCAGAACATTTCCTCATATTGTTTGATAATGGCGTCATATTCCCGATAACAGGCAATTAAATCCAGGCCGGGTAATAGTCATATTCCGTGAATTTCGGCTCCAGGAGGTTGCCGGCGGGAGCGGGCGTTAACGCCTGCAAGACAGGAACATGATACCCTTTTAACAGCAGTATCTTGCCTTTGCCGAATACGGCATAATCAATCGTGGCGTCAACCAAGGCCGGCGCATCTTTGTGCTTCGCAAAGGCCGGAAGTCCCTTGAAGGGAACCAAGGCCGCCAAATCCAGCTTTTCTTTTTTTTCCATGGCCCGTTGCAGGTATTTATCCGGATTGGAAACAACCCCGACCAGCGGCGTCCCGTCATACGCTTTTTGAAACAACTTGTAACGCAGATTGAGGGGGAAAGAACTCCAGTCAATATTTCCCAGGACAATGACGTCGTAAGCGCCATCAAGCTTCGCATCAAGATCGTCCGCGAGCGCTTCCTTGTCGCGGGCAATGGCCGGATCGTGCTTGTAAACCGAACTAAATCCGCTGGGGTTATTGCTATATGAATGAGTTGTTGCGCCGCCGGCGGCAAAAACCGTATATTTTATATCCATCCGCTGGGCCAGCTCAATCACCTCGCGCATCCCCGCCCGCCAGACGATAAACAAAACCTTTAACGGCCCATGGGCGTCCGGTTTCGCCCATTTGATGTGCGGCGTCGCCACTTCTTCCGTGGGCGCCAGGTATTTCGGCCCATAATCAGGAAACATCGGCGCCGCAAGCGCGTTTGCCGCCGCCATGATAATCGCCGCCATGCAAGAAACCATTGCGTTAGTCTTCATCACATCTTCCTCCGGTTTGATTTATTGTCAGTCTGGGTTAAGCTATGATTACAAAACCACGCAAACCGCCCGGCACAAACAAGCCTGCCGCGCGGCCGGGGTGGATGCTTTTCCGCAGATGCGGTGTTGTTATTCAATCGGCACCTTGCGCCAGCCGTCGCTTTCGGTGAATTCCCGGGCCGCAAAACACCAAATGACG
It encodes the following:
- a CDS encoding FAD-dependent oxidoreductase translates to MTIRADVLVVGSGPAGVAAACSAADNGAEVVLAEASPFLGGELVSGLPVDGCLNARGEWLVGGPAQALFDGCRKRNGYIGPLFDWRLNYGVCIDPVAMRLAIIEELSRRRVRLMLGNTVCAAVVNARRITKVTVARRQGYEEFAADVCVDASGDGVLAVLAGAEYEQAEAAELQPVSLIFRLGNVNMPDLMIFIRDNPDEFMLAENPIIGKTPHECARALYEGGLPFVPLSAKGRLLGAAIAGGAVAPCTAVFMWPTSLARAEIGLNMTRLAGVDATDNAAWSLSLAELSGQVEKGIRFLKDSVPGFGNAALADTAYSVGVRETRRIRGEAVLREEDVREALRHDDGIARGAHHIDLHGAGTAQTRIPVPGGGSYDIPFGCLIPRGLNNLLVAGRCLSSDRAANGSCRVMGTCLAVGQAAGTAAGILAVEQIPEPRRLDVPMLRRRLKSQGAVLDGVG